The Xanthomonas indica genome has a segment encoding these proteins:
- a CDS encoding aldehyde dehydrogenase family protein translates to MSMQPLLLAGHWQASLEERGSFRAEDPRDGSEFGPSFPVSGAADLEAALSAAALSADALAAAAPERIAAFLDAYADAIDADVEQLVALAHAETGLPMEPRLAKVELPRASGQLRQAAQAARSHSWTQPVIDTAAGLRAQLGPLHKPVLVFGPNNFPFAFNAVAGSDFASAIVARNPVIAKAHPSHPATSQRLAQLAHQALLAHDLPAATVQLLYHFDSTLGLELAGDPRLGAIGFTGSRAGGLALKAAADRAGVPAYVELSSVNPVFLLPGALAERGAALAQEFFASCTMGSGQFCTNPGIVVVPEGEAGDAFVAAATAHFAAAAPSLLFSRGVLEHLQRSVGTLRDAGATVLAGGEADAGPGYRHAPTLLEVSAEAFLRQPEALQTEAFGPVSLIVRGGGMGQLTALARSFEGNLTGTLYRAADGSDDLDFAALAAALRPRVGRLICNKMPTGVAVSPAMNHGGPYPSTGHPGFTAVGMPAAIRRFAALHSYDGVPDALLPPLLRDRNPGGVQRLIDGCWSTADVERSA, encoded by the coding sequence ATGAGCATGCAACCGCTGTTGCTGGCCGGCCACTGGCAGGCCTCGCTGGAGGAGCGCGGCAGCTTCCGCGCCGAGGACCCGCGCGACGGGAGCGAGTTCGGTCCGTCGTTCCCGGTCAGCGGCGCCGCCGACCTGGAAGCGGCACTGAGCGCGGCGGCGCTGAGCGCCGATGCGCTGGCCGCGGCCGCGCCGGAACGCATCGCCGCGTTCCTGGACGCGTACGCGGATGCGATCGATGCCGACGTCGAGCAACTGGTGGCGCTGGCGCATGCCGAGACCGGCCTGCCGATGGAGCCGCGCCTGGCCAAGGTGGAACTGCCGCGCGCCAGCGGGCAGTTGCGCCAGGCCGCGCAGGCGGCACGCAGCCACAGCTGGACGCAGCCGGTGATCGACACCGCGGCCGGCCTGCGCGCGCAGCTGGGGCCGCTGCACAAGCCGGTGCTGGTGTTCGGGCCGAACAACTTCCCGTTTGCGTTCAACGCGGTGGCCGGCAGCGATTTCGCCTCGGCCATCGTCGCGCGCAATCCGGTGATCGCCAAGGCGCATCCCTCGCATCCGGCCACCAGCCAGCGTCTGGCGCAACTCGCGCATCAGGCGCTGCTGGCCCATGACCTGCCGGCGGCGACGGTGCAGTTGCTGTACCACTTCGACAGCACGCTGGGCCTGGAACTGGCCGGCGATCCGCGGCTGGGCGCGATCGGCTTCACCGGCAGCCGTGCCGGCGGGCTGGCGCTGAAGGCCGCCGCCGACCGTGCCGGGGTGCCGGCCTATGTCGAGCTGTCCAGCGTCAATCCGGTGTTCCTGCTGCCGGGCGCGCTGGCCGAACGCGGCGCGGCGCTGGCGCAGGAGTTCTTCGCCTCCTGCACCATGGGCAGCGGCCAGTTCTGCACCAACCCGGGCATCGTGGTGGTGCCGGAGGGCGAGGCCGGCGATGCCTTCGTCGCCGCGGCCACCGCGCATTTCGCTGCGGCGGCGCCTTCGCTGCTGTTCTCGCGCGGCGTGCTGGAGCATCTGCAGCGCAGCGTGGGCACGCTGCGCGATGCCGGTGCCACGGTGCTGGCCGGCGGCGAGGCCGACGCCGGCCCCGGCTATCGGCATGCGCCGACCCTGCTGGAAGTGTCGGCCGAGGCGTTCCTGCGACAGCCCGAGGCGTTGCAGACCGAAGCGTTCGGCCCGGTCAGCCTGATCGTGCGCGGCGGTGGCATGGGCCAGTTGACCGCCCTGGCGCGCAGCTTCGAGGGCAATCTCACCGGCACGCTCTATCGCGCTGCCGACGGCAGCGACGATCTGGACTTCGCCGCGCTGGCCGCGGCGTTGCGCCCGCGGGTCGGCCGCCTGATCTGCAACAAGATGCCGACCGGCGTGGCGGTGAGCCCGGCGATGAACCATGGCGGCCCGTATCCGAGCACCGGCCATCCGGGCTTCACTGCCGTGGGCATGCCCGCGGCGATCCGCCGCTTCGCCGCGCTGCACAGTTACGACGGCGTGCCCGACGCGCTGCTGCCGCCGTTGCTGCGCGATCGCAATCCCGGCGGCGTGCAGCGGCTGATCGACGGCTGCTGGAGTACCGCCGACGTGGAGCGCAGCGCATGA
- a CDS encoding Xaa-Pro peptidase family protein, which yields MSEQAQIGGLTLEQAQAQLAPWPQRAPAIQEQEYRQRLANARALMRAHGADALLIGAGASLRYFTGVPWGASERLVAMLLTAEGDPLLICPAFEEGSLDAVLCLPVRKRLWQEHEDPHALVAEALLELDAQSLALDPGVAFAVHTGLAAVLGRIAIRDAAAIVDGCRMRKSPAELALMQQACDMTLHVQRLAAGLMRDGITTAELTRFIDQAHRALGADNGSTFCIVQFGHATAYPHGIPGVQALRPGELVLIDTGCTVQGYHSDITRTYIFGEPSEKQRRIWQLEHEAQAAAFAAVRPGVACAVVDEAARKVLQRAGLGPDYQLPGLPHRTGHGCGMSIHEAPYLVRGNALALAPGMCCSNEPMIVVPGEFGVRLEDHFYVTDDGAQWFTPPSPAIDRPFA from the coding sequence ATGAGCGAGCAGGCCCAGATCGGTGGGTTGACCCTGGAGCAGGCGCAGGCACAGTTGGCGCCATGGCCGCAGCGGGCGCCCGCGATCCAGGAGCAGGAGTACCGGCAACGCCTGGCCAACGCGCGCGCGCTGATGCGCGCGCACGGCGCCGACGCGTTGCTGATCGGCGCCGGCGCTTCGCTGCGCTACTTCACCGGCGTGCCGTGGGGCGCCAGCGAGCGCCTGGTGGCGATGCTGCTCACCGCCGAAGGCGATCCGCTGCTGATCTGCCCGGCGTTCGAGGAAGGCTCGCTGGACGCGGTGCTGTGCCTGCCGGTGCGCAAGCGCCTGTGGCAGGAACACGAGGATCCGCACGCGCTGGTCGCCGAGGCCTTGCTGGAACTGGACGCGCAGAGCCTGGCGCTGGACCCGGGCGTGGCCTTCGCGGTGCACACCGGCTTGGCCGCGGTGCTGGGGCGGATCGCGATCCGCGATGCGGCGGCCATCGTCGACGGCTGCCGCATGCGCAAGTCGCCGGCGGAACTGGCGCTGATGCAGCAGGCCTGCGACATGACCCTGCACGTGCAGCGGCTGGCCGCCGGACTGATGCGCGACGGCATCACCACCGCGGAACTGACCCGCTTCATCGACCAGGCGCACCGTGCGCTCGGCGCCGACAACGGCTCGACCTTCTGCATCGTGCAGTTCGGCCACGCCACTGCCTATCCGCACGGCATTCCCGGCGTGCAGGCGCTGCGGCCGGGCGAACTGGTGCTGATCGATACCGGCTGCACGGTGCAGGGCTACCACTCCGACATCACCCGCACCTACATCTTCGGCGAGCCCAGCGAGAAACAGCGGCGCATCTGGCAACTGGAGCACGAGGCGCAGGCGGCGGCGTTCGCCGCGGTGCGGCCGGGCGTGGCCTGCGCGGTGGTGGACGAGGCCGCACGCAAGGTGCTGCAGCGTGCCGGGCTCGGCCCGGACTACCAGTTGCCGGGGCTGCCGCACCGCACCGGCCACGGTTGCGGCATGAGCATCCACGAGGCGCCGTACCTGGTGCGCGGCAACGCGCTGGCGCTGGCCCCGGGCATGTGCTGTAGCAACGAGCCGATGATCGTGGTGCCGGGCGAATTCGGCGTGCGCCTGGAGGATCATTTCTACGTCACCGACGACGGCGCGCAGTGGTTCACGCCGCCGTCGCCGGCGATCGACCGGCCGTTCGCCTGA